The stretch of DNA TTATATTTTTAGGTTCATCAGAACCCTTCTATACCATTAACCGTGGTATATTTAAGCGTTATCTTTTTTTCAGGATGAATTATTTTAAACGCAGATTGTACCATCAAAGTAGCTTCGTGAAAACCGCACAATATGAGTTTCAATTTCCCTTCGTAGGTATTAATATCTCCAATAGCATAAATACCAGGTATGTTGGTGCTATAATCTAAGGTATTGACCTCAATGGCATTTTTAGAAATATTGAGTTTCCAATCGGCAATAGGTCCCAATTTGGGAGACAAACCAAAAAGAGGAATAAAATGATCTAATTGTTGCGTGTAGGTTGCTTTGGCTTTGGGTTGAATGACCACTTCTTCCAATGCTTGAATTCCATTTAGACCAACCACCTGCGCATCTGTTATAATATTAATTTTTCCTGCTTCCGCCAATTCATAAGCCTTTGAAACAGAATCTGGCGCAGCTCTAAATTTATTGCGTCTATGAATCAATGTAACTTCTTGAGCTATATCTGCCAAATGAATGCTCCAATCCAAGGCAGAATCTCCCCCTCCTGCTACCCAAACTCGCTTATTGGCATAAAAAGCAGGATCTTTGATGATGTACTCAACGCCATTATTTTCATACTTTGCAATATTATCAATAGGAGGTTTACGAGGCTCAAAACAGCCTAAGCCTCCCGCAATTGCAATAACAGGTGCATTAATTTCTGTTCCATGACTTGTGGTCAATTTAAAACTGCCATCCTCCAAACGCTCGATTTCTTCTGCACGCTCTCCCAAGGTAAATTCAGGCTTAAAAGGAGCAATTTGTTGCATCAAGTTGTCAATCAAATCTCCCGCCAAGATAGAAGGAAAACCAGGAATATCATAAATTGGTTTTTTAGGATAAATTTCCGAACACTGCCCTCCTACCTGAGGCAAGGAATCTACCAAATGACACTTCAAGCGTAATAAACCTGCTTCAAAAACAGTAAATAAACCAGTAGGTCCCGCTCCAATAATGATAATATCTGTCTTTTTCATTTCATGTATTTATTTTTGCTTTTTTATAACCACTCATGCGCCATATTACTGCATGGTGATTGTTGAAAATTATATGCAGAAGTTGTTTAAAAATGTAAGCCACACTCTGTTTTTAAGCTCCCTGTCCAGCGACCATTTCGCCCTTGCCCCCTCTTCGTACAATGCAAGCAACCAATAGAGTCATACCCCAATGCTTCCAAAGGGTGAGCTGGTAAATCTGCTTGTTGATAATAGTGGTTAAAATCTGCTTCCGTAAGATCTATTAGTGGATAAAATTTTAGAATGTTATCCTTTTGCTCAAAGATGTCTAAGTTTCTTCGATAAGGTGTTTGATAAGCCATCAAGCCAGAAATCCAAACTTCATAATTCAACTTTACCTCTTCCAATGGCGCAACCTTATTAATACGACAACATTTACTAGCATTGGTTTTCCACATTTCTGCTGTAAGGCTCTGCTGATGTAATGCTTCTTTGGGATAGATATTAACAACCTTTAGGTTAAAAGCAGCGGTTAACTTTTCTTTATAAGTCAACGTTTCTTCGAAATGATAACCCGTGTCCAAAAAATGAATCGGTTGTTTGGCTTTTATATTACTCATCCAATAAAGCAATAAAGCTGATTTTGTCCCAAAGGAGGAAGTCAATAAAACATCCTCTAGTTTAAAATAAGAATACAGCAATTCTAAGCGTTCGATAGGTTCTAATAATTTGAATCGATTGTTCAGTGCCTGTAACTGCTCTGAACTAATCTTGCTGTCTAGTTTTAGCTGCATATTTTTGATTTTTTTGCACCACATCATTACCCTTAGGCATAGAAAAAGAGTAGCCCCAATTGATTTTAATCCAAATTCGCTCGTTGACATAAAACAACATAAATTTTACCACTGTATCCGTTAGCCCTATTGTTGTTGCCAATTCAAGATTACCCGTAAAAATCAAGGCAATAGAAAACGTTGCTATTGTTGCCCCAGCCCTATAGCTAACTGCCTTGGTAACCGTTCGTCGTTTTTGTTCTTTTATCATACTAAGCTGACTTTTCTAATAAACTTTCTGTCAACGCATTTAGAATTTTGACTTTTCGCTGAAAATCAACCCCCAACGTTTGTCTAAAATCATACATATTGTCCAATAAATCTTCTATTTCATCGGGTAGAATATGCTCTAATAATTGGCGCAAACGTTTGGCAAAAGTTGGAGATTTGCCATTGGTAGAAATCGCAATTTTTAAATCGCCTTTGCTCACAATAGAACCCAAGTAAAAATCGCATAACATTGGGGTATCTGCCACATTTACCACAATCCCCCTTGTTTTGGCTTCTCCCCAAATGTATTTGTTCAAGGAATTATTATTCGTTGCAGCAATAACAAAACTCTTTTTTTCTAAGTCATACAATTGAAAAGAGCGTTCAATTAGGGTTACTTGATGTCTGCGGCCAAAAAGTAGCGATCGAATTTTTGGCGAAATTTCTTTAGCCACCAAAATGACCCTTGCTTGTGGGCTATTTTTGATCAAAAGACTCAATTTTTCATAACCAACATGACCTCCTCCGACTATGAGTATCGGCAATTGATTGACCTTTAGGAAAACAGGATATAATTCATTCATGACAATTATTTTTTAGTATTTTGGAAACAACTCAACTTGTTTGCTTTAGTTGACCAAAACAGGTTATTATTCTATCGTTTTTAGTTTTTAAGTGCTGTGGCAATCGCATAATCTCTTGCCAAGGTAGGGTGCAGCCCTACGACCTCTCCGATTACAATAATTGCAGGCGTTTGGATGTTTTTTTCATGGACGCTTTTTGCTATATTTTTGATTGTTCCTATCGCAACTTTTTCATTTGCCAAAGAGCCGTTTTGAATCACCATAACAGGCGTATCGTGCTTTCTATGTTTTCGCAACAAACTTGTTATTTCTGCTAATTTTTTTAGCCCCATCAACACGACCAAGGTTGAATTGGATTGAGCCGCCAAAGAAAAATCGCTGGGCAATTCCCCATATTTAGTTGTCCCTGTCAAAACCCAAAAGCTTTGGCTATACTCTCTATGAGTTAAAGGAACCTGTTGTAAAGCCGCCAAGGCTGTACTACTTGATACACCAGGTACAACAACCGTTTCGATATTAAATGCTTCTGCATACTGCAATTCCTCTTGTCCTCGTCCAAAAATAAAAGGGTCGCCTCCTTTTAGACGCACAACATGACCATGCGAAAAAGCATAACCAACGGCCATCAAATTAATTTCAGATTGGGTAAATCGATGTTTATTGGCTCGTTTTCCCACATCAATTTTTAGCGCATTCTTAGGGACATTATTTAACAATTCTGCGTTTGCCAAAGCATCATAAAGTACCACATCAGCCGTTCGTAAGGCTCTTAAACCTCTTACCGTAATCAAATCGGCACTTCCTGGACCTGCGCCAATCAGGGTTATTTTAGGTTGGTTTTTAATTCTCTTCATAACTTTTTATTTAGCGCTCCATTTGTTCTTCGATAATAACAACAAAGCTTGTTTTGTTTTTTGGTTCTTTGACAACTCTATCACGAAGTAAATTGTGTGGAATCGTAAACTACCTTGCCTGCTTATTACTACTTTTGTTATAGGTCGTAAGTCGTATGCTTAGTTCCTGTAAATACAGGACATACGACTTACGACCTATAACTTTCTACTAAAAAAGTAGTTAAAAGCTTACCCTTCTTTAGTGTTTACCACACGATTTACTACGTGAGCCTACGGGTTATCAAAGAACCTGTTTTTTAAAAAATATGTTTTACTTAAGTTAGGTGGATCGTTAAGCTTTGTAATGCTCTGATAAAACCCGTTTACTTCCATCCAATTCCTTGCGTCGATATTCAATTACCTGCTCTAAAAATGCGGCTGCTTGCTGCCAATAAGTCACAGCAAATACCTCCTCTGGTGTATTTTTATTGATTTGTAATACCAGCTCTGCAAAATTTCCATCCAAGTCAAACTTTCCCGTTTCGATCAATTCCTTATCAAAATCATTGATAATTCCAATTTGTGTATTACACTTTATATCTACCCCTAGCAATACTGCTTTGGCAGCAATTACAAAGGCTCCATAACTGAGGTAGATGCTATCTCCCCATAAGTTTTCTTTTAATGCTTGATTGCTCAATTGAATTTTTTCTTTGGCATCATTAATAATCGTAGCAACCATATCAAAAGCCACCCCTGCACACTCTCCTACTCCAATTTCTTTTTGGTAGGGTTTTTCTTGTCCCCAATCCCAAAAATCACTTGGATGTAAATTGTCTTTAATCGCCAATGCTTTTAATAAGTTGTAGAAATATCGTTTTCCTTGTCGTTTTACATAATCATTAAAATACTCTCCTCCTAACTCCTTTTCTTCATAATCATCCAGCAGCCAAACCAAAGCAGTAGGGATTCGTTTAGAGGGTAGTTTGATAATTTTTTCAGCAATAAATCCATTACCTTTTTCGTCTACTCCTCCTCCCAACACCACCTGCATTGCAGGCAGTACTTCTTTGCCAACTTTGATGGAACTTCCATGAAATCCAATATTCGCAGCCATGTGTTGCCCACAAGCATTCATACAACCACTAATCTTTATTTGGATTGCCTTTTCACCAATCAGATGCGCATAATTTTCTAGCAACACATTTTCCAATTGCTTGGCCAAAGCAGTACTATTGCTCACTCCAAGATTACAAGTATCTGTTCCAGGACAAGCCGTAATATCAACAATAGCCCCAAAGCCTGCATCAGCCAATCCCAATTCATCTAAAGCATTATACAAAGCAGCTAAAGAAGCCTTAGGAACGTATTTTATCAAAATCCCCTGATTGACGGTCAAGCGTAATTCATTGGCAGCATATTGTCGAATAATAGCTGCTAATTTTAGTGCCGAAGAAGCGCTAATATCCCCCAACCTAATTTTGAGCAAAACGGCATAATATCCTGCTTGTTTTTGTTCGAAAGTATTGGTCAATTGCCATAATTTATAGCTGGTAACATTAGCAATTGTTGGTTCTTTATGGTCAAGATCAGAAGCAGGAGGCGTAGGTTGCCAATTCCCCGTTGTGTCAATATGTACCGTTAGCTGCTCTAAGGAAGGATATTCCTTTTCTACTAAGGATAAAAAATGAGCAACGCCCCACTTTTTTAATAAAAACTTCATGCGAGCCTTCATCCTTTTCTCTCGCTCTCCATAACGATCAAAGACACGAATAGCAGCTTCTACAAATGGGATAATACGTTCTTCTTCTAAAAACTCATACACCGTTGGAGCTACCATTGCCTGTGCCCCCAATCCACCACCCAATAAGACCTTGAAGCCACGCTTTCCTTCTTTCAATCTGGGTATAAATCCAAAGTCGTGGAAATAAGCAAAAGCAGAATCTTCGTCTGTCGCCGAAAAAGCAATTTTAATTTTACGTCCCATTTCTTGGCAAATAGGATTTCTTAGGAAGTACTCAAACATTGCTTGTACATAGGGAGATACATCAAATAGCTCCTCTGGATGAATTCCTGCTTTGGCGGATGCTGTAATATTACGTACCGTGTTTCCACAAGCCCCCATGGCAGTAACCCCAGCTCTAGACAAATCTGCCCACAAATGGGGTGAATCGCCTAATTTGACATAGTGTAATTGGATATTTTGACGGGTAGTTAGATGCAAATTTCCAGTACTGTATTGGATAGAAGCTTGCGCCAAGGCTTCTAGTTGTTCTGTTGTTAAGCGTCCAAAAGGGATTTTAGTTCTAAACATTTGTACCCCTACCTGACGTTGCCCATAGACTCCTCTTGTTAGTCGATAATGTTTAAACCGTTCTTCATCTATTCGTCCGAGTCGCACGTCTGTAATTTTACGATCAAGCTCAATAATATCCTGCTTGTCTACCGATTGTATATTTTCTAAATTTAATTTTGTTGCCATGGTTGTCTTGTTTCTTTTGTTGTAAATTAGCTATGATCTTAGGTTCGTGTTTTGTCACTTGTGCAATTGTTGGAGGTGGTCGAATGCTGCTAAAACAGAAAAAGCCCTTTCAGGAAAAATAATTTCCTGAAAGGGCTTTCGCACTGGATGGATAATCGTTCGTCTATACTTTCATC from Aureispira anguillae encodes:
- a CDS encoding NAD(P)/FAD-dependent oxidoreductase: MKKTDIIIIGAGPTGLFTVFEAGLLRLKCHLVDSLPQVGGQCSEIYPKKPIYDIPGFPSILAGDLIDNLMQQIAPFKPEFTLGERAEEIERLEDGSFKLTTSHGTEINAPVIAIAGGLGCFEPRKPPIDNIAKYENNGVEYIIKDPAFYANKRVWVAGGGDSALDWSIHLADIAQEVTLIHRRNKFRAAPDSVSKAYELAEAGKINIITDAQVVGLNGIQALEEVVIQPKAKATYTQQLDHFIPLFGLSPKLGPIADWKLNISKNAIEVNTLDYSTNIPGIYAIGDINTYEGKLKLILCGFHEATLMVQSAFKIIHPEKKITLKYTTVNGIEGF
- a CDS encoding phosphoadenylyl-sulfate reductase, whose translation is MQLKLDSKISSEQLQALNNRFKLLEPIERLELLYSYFKLEDVLLTSSFGTKSALLLYWMSNIKAKQPIHFLDTGYHFEETLTYKEKLTAAFNLKVVNIYPKEALHQQSLTAEMWKTNASKCCRINKVAPLEEVKLNYEVWISGLMAYQTPYRRNLDIFEQKDNILKFYPLIDLTEADFNHYYQQADLPAHPLEALGYDSIGCLHCTKRGQGRNGRWTGSLKTECGLHF
- a CDS encoding DUF2061 domain-containing protein produces the protein MIKEQKRRTVTKAVSYRAGATIATFSIALIFTGNLELATTIGLTDTVVKFMLFYVNERIWIKINWGYSFSMPKGNDVVQKNQKYAAKTRQQD
- a CDS encoding precorrin-2 dehydrogenase/sirohydrochlorin ferrochelatase family protein, encoding MNELYPVFLKVNQLPILIVGGGHVGYEKLSLLIKNSPQARVILVAKEISPKIRSLLFGRRHQVTLIERSFQLYDLEKKSFVIAATNNNSLNKYIWGEAKTRGIVVNVADTPMLCDFYLGSIVSKGDLKIAISTNGKSPTFAKRLRQLLEHILPDEIEDLLDNMYDFRQTLGVDFQRKVKILNALTESLLEKSA
- the cobA gene encoding uroporphyrinogen-III C-methyltransferase — its product is MKRIKNQPKITLIGAGPGSADLITVRGLRALRTADVVLYDALANAELLNNVPKNALKIDVGKRANKHRFTQSEINLMAVGYAFSHGHVVRLKGGDPFIFGRGQEELQYAEAFNIETVVVPGVSSSTALAALQQVPLTHREYSQSFWVLTGTTKYGELPSDFSLAAQSNSTLVVLMGLKKLAEITSLLRKHRKHDTPVMVIQNGSLANEKVAIGTIKNIAKSVHEKNIQTPAIIVIGEVVGLHPTLARDYAIATALKN
- a CDS encoding nitrite/sulfite reductase: MATKLNLENIQSVDKQDIIELDRKITDVRLGRIDEERFKHYRLTRGVYGQRQVGVQMFRTKIPFGRLTTEQLEALAQASIQYSTGNLHLTTRQNIQLHYVKLGDSPHLWADLSRAGVTAMGACGNTVRNITASAKAGIHPEELFDVSPYVQAMFEYFLRNPICQEMGRKIKIAFSATDEDSAFAYFHDFGFIPRLKEGKRGFKVLLGGGLGAQAMVAPTVYEFLEEERIIPFVEAAIRVFDRYGEREKRMKARMKFLLKKWGVAHFLSLVEKEYPSLEQLTVHIDTTGNWQPTPPASDLDHKEPTIANVTSYKLWQLTNTFEQKQAGYYAVLLKIRLGDISASSALKLAAIIRQYAANELRLTVNQGILIKYVPKASLAALYNALDELGLADAGFGAIVDITACPGTDTCNLGVSNSTALAKQLENVLLENYAHLIGEKAIQIKISGCMNACGQHMAANIGFHGSSIKVGKEVLPAMQVVLGGGVDEKGNGFIAEKIIKLPSKRIPTALVWLLDDYEEKELGGEYFNDYVKRQGKRYFYNLLKALAIKDNLHPSDFWDWGQEKPYQKEIGVGECAGVAFDMVATIINDAKEKIQLSNQALKENLWGDSIYLSYGAFVIAAKAVLLGVDIKCNTQIGIINDFDKELIETGKFDLDGNFAELVLQINKNTPEEVFAVTYWQQAAAFLEQVIEYRRKELDGSKRVLSEHYKA